CAAACTTTGTGGTAACTAATGAGGGTATAAGTCCGAATCTTGGATGAAGAAACGTACTAAAATCACAGTTGCTCTTGAACGAATGATTCACTTTATGACCAAGGGAGGCTGAATAAGAGTACAGTGGAATTGCATCATGAGGGATGTCAAAGCGTAGATCTGACTCCTCAGCATCAAGAAATATCAGATAAGCAGCCTCTTCCCAAGTTTCTCCTTCATCCTTAAAAATAGTTgggttttaaataatttaatatgtgaaatatgTCACTCACTAACAACCTTTTCATCCTCTGAAATTGTAACCCCAAAGTAAAAGGCCACAACAAATCCACTTTCGATGTCAATTTTGCTAAAGAGTCCCTCTCCTTTAATAGGATCCACATATCGAACCTCCACTAGATTGGACTCATATGGATCTGCTATTAGCGGATGAGTGCAGATATGGTCCTTGTAGTCAGAGTATTTTATAGGAGCTGTATAACTGAGTGAGAGTTTGGAATCAATGGTAAACTGAGCTTCAAACATCCCATTTTTCATTCTATATGCAATAAGTCGTCCTGATCTCCCATTCGTCATGACTCCTCGCCTAAAATACCCACCATAGCATGTTTTTAAATCCGGATATACATAGTAAATATCATACCCAGTAAACTcgtactaaataaataaatcttgtaAGGTGTAATAGATTTTAATTGGATAAGAACCAACGAACCTTCTCATTAGGTTTGCCGAATAAAAGTCCTCCCTTTTCTAAGAACTTCCATCCCTTGGAATGAACTA
The genomic region above belongs to Lepeophtheirus salmonis chromosome 8, UVic_Lsal_1.4, whole genome shotgun sequence and contains:
- the LOC121123424 gene encoding histone-lysine N-methyltransferase SETD7 isoform X1 — translated: MSQNNPMSSWYDVLKSTSLQHSNQHNNFNKTSTSLPEDLSKLEDDSLCDENISPWSTLKIASSFYKWRDSLVYEMPNFISKFDWRSALNKMDGCHLYGQIMTESSVYFGKVIQGNIWGNGICYIKAKGLFLAGQFKCSKLNGLVRGYSINPRTGLELCLICNFKNGLVHSKGWKFLEKGGLLFGKPNEKYEFTGYDIYYVYPDLKTCYGGYFRRGVMTNGRSGRLIAYRMKNGMFEAQFTIDSKLSLSYTAPIKYSDYKDHICTHPLIADPYESNLVEVRYVDPIKGEGLFSKIDIESGFVVAFYFGVTISEDEKDEGETWEEAAYLIFLDAEESDLRFDIPHDAIPLYSYSASLGHKVNHSFKSNCDFSTFLHPRFGLIPSLVTTKFVAKGTELVANYNYMRSDCPDWFKTQAYHE